CTGAAGCCTTACCAGGGGCACCCTTCACTTCTTCCCGGTGCCTTTAgtgctctcctctcccctctccagctGTCGCTCACTTGCTGGACAAAATGATTTTCCTCACGACCCTGCCTCTGTTTTGGATTATGATTTCAGGTAAGGACTAGGGGTGCAGGGATCCTGGGGCCTTGGCCTCTGAGCAGGCTGGGGCTATTTCTGTGGGTCCCTGCAGCCTCCAGGGGGGTGGTGGAAGGTGATAGGAGTTGTGTGCCTTGAAAGGTGGGGCGTGATGACCTGGGAAGGACATGTCGCTCCACCTCAGTGGTCCTGCTTGCCCACAGCCTCTCGTGGTggtcactggggtgcctggatgcccTCATCCATCTCTGCCTTCGAGGGCACGTGTGTCTCCATCCCCTGCCGCTTCGACTTCCCCGACGAGCTGCGGCCGGCTGTGGTGCATGGCGTCTGGTACTTCAACAGCCCCTACCCAAAAAACTACCCCCCGGTGGTCTTCAAGTCTCGAACCCAAGTCGTGCACGAGAGTTTCCAGGGCCGCAGCCGCCTCCTGGGGGACCTTGGCCTGCGTAACTGCACTCTTCTGCTCAGCAGCCTTAGCCCGGAGCTGGGCGGCAAGTACTACTTCCGCGGGGACCTAGGGGGCTACAACCAGTACACCTTCTCGGAGCACAGTGTTCTGGATATCATCAGTGAGTCCCCAGAGCGCCTGCGTGCGGAGGCTGGGGGTGGCACCAAGTCTTTCCCGCCTTTCCAGGGAGGTTGGGGATGGCCAGGCCCGAGGTTTCTCAGTCTGGCCTGGGGTGCacaccccccacacccacacagaggaggaagatgagagAAACAGACAAAGCAGGGCCCCCAAACAGTCTTGCTGCCCTCAGAGGAAAAAACGAgggttcttcctcttcttctaaaaACAACTGGAAGAAAAGCAGTGGGGCCCAGGGGCTAGAGGTAAGGCCTCTGGATCCCTGGGTTGTCTGGGTGACTATGGGCATGTTACTTAATGTCTCTGGACCttgttttcctcctctgtaagatGGGGACAAGACTAGCACTTACAGCTCAATGAGTGAATCCTTGTGGGGTGCTCCGAGCTGCGCCTGGCTCTGGGTGACCAGTGCTGGGGGACAGCATGGACATACTGCTCTCAGACAGTCTGAATTTTTAAGAGAAACCAGAACTGCATGTTTTTCTGTGCAATCTCCTAATTCCTAAACATTGGCTGctgattctgatttttaaaaacaaatcctaaATTTAGGCCAAAGAGTATGCAGTTCTGGGCCAGATTTGTCAATCAGAGCAGGGCACGCCGGCCAATTTCCAAGAGGCCCTATAGCATGGAGCCCCTAGGTTCGGGTTCCCCATCTGCATGGAGTCCAAATGAGCCAGATCACAGCCCCAATGCAGAAAGAGACCCCACTGGCACAGCCAGACATAGATCTCCaagacatcacacacacacacacacacacacacacacatacacgcacactgACATATGTGACAGGAAAATAAACCAAAGCACAcatgggaaaggagagaaatttcTTGAGGAGAAAGCCGGAGTGAGTTTGAAGTTCAGTTCTACTCCACACTAGCTGTGGCCCCAGTTTCATCATCTAAAAACTGAGCAAAGTAATGTTACCCTCCTTCTAGCTTGGTCTGGCAAGGACTGGCAAGGGAACCACTGTCAAGTATTCAGCCCATTATACTGTGATTTTCATTATTACACGTCTGTGGTCAGATGAGGAGGGCCTCCAGGTGAAGGGTATCCAGGGAGAGAGAAGGTTGTAGGgaatttttggggggaggggaccgCGAACCAAGAACGCTTCCAAGATCCTTCTGTTCCCTCCCCCTCATCTAGACACCCCCAACATCGTGGTTCCCCCAGAGGTGGTGGCAGGCTCTGAAGTGGAGGTGAGCTGCATGGTGCCGGACAACTGCCCGGAGCTGCGCCCGGAGCTGAGCTGGCTGGGCCACGAAGGGCTGGGGGAGCCCACCGTGCTGGGTCGGCTGCGCGAGgacgagggcacctgggtgcaggTGTCGCTGCTACATTTCGTGCCCACTAGGGAGGCCAACGGCCACCGGCTGGGCTGCCAGGCCTCCTTCCCCAACACCACCCTGCAGTTCGAGGGCTACGCCAGCCTGGACGTCAAGTGTGAGCCTGGGGactgggcggggggcggggcggggggcagggccGGGGGCCCGGTCTGCGGCCCGAGCCCGCTgacccccgccccctcctcttGTCGCGGGCCTTAGACCCCCCGGTGATCGTGGAAATGAACGCCTCGGTGGAGGCCATCGAGGGCTCACACGTCAGCCTGCTCTGCGGGGCGGACAGCAACCCGCTGCCGCTGCTGACCTGGATGAGGGACGGCACGGTGCTCCGGGAGGCCGTGGCCGAAAGCCTGTTCTTGGATCTGGAAGAGGTGACCGCCGCGGAGGACGGTGTCTACGCCTGCCTGGCAGAGAACGCCTACGGCCAGGACAACGGCACCGTGGAGCTCAGCGTCATGTGTGAGTGGCCCCCGTGTCCGGCACTGGCTGGACAGAGGAGGGGACGGACAGAGGAGGGGAAACCGGCGCCCGCTTGCCCAGCTGGGCGGGGCCGGGAGCGGGCGGGCCCACCCGAGCACCGCCAAGGCTGAGGCCAAGGTGGAGTGGAGGGCTGCAGGTCAAGGCTTTCCCTCCTGCGTCCCACAAGTATCTGATGAACACCTACTGCGCACCACTCTTCTCCCCACCGCGAGGTGGAAAGACAGATGGGTCCCTGCTGCGCCGGAATGCCGGTGAAACTCTGACCAGCCTCGCCTGGTCTGGGAGTGGATCTGGGCCCTGGAAATCCGCATTTCCCAATGAGCCCCCTTGCAGTTGTAGGCAAAGGGGCAAGGGACCCCAGACCTCACCCAGCCCCTGGCTGGCTGTTATGCTCTGGAGTCCCCCGCGGGACCGACTGGTCAGATAGGGTTCTTTGTTAGGAACCAAGGagaggtcattcattcattcactcattcacaaatatttattgaggcaAAATGCCCAGGCCTGTGGATAATAATAATGAGAGCTGCCGCCAGCATCCACTCAGCAGTTTCTGAGTGCCTTCCACAAATACTCTTCCCCCGGACATCCCCACGGCTAGCCCCgaccctcctcttctcttctcggGGAAGCCTTCCCTCACCATCCTAGTTAAAACTCCAACTACCCTGATTTCCCATCACCATGTTTGTTTCTCCCCAAAGCCCATATCCCCGTCTAGCCAACTACATTTATTTACTAACACAGTGTCCACTCACGTGGTTAGGAATCTTCATCTCACCTTGCTCAGGCTAACACAGCTCCTGTCATTTAGGTTCTCCGTGACTCCTGTGAGGTTGGGACTATTATTAAGCTCATTTTGCAGTTAAGAGAAATGAGGCCCCGAGAGGTTAGGGCATGGGTACACGCAcagctggggaggggtggagcTGGGATTCGAGCACAGCAGGCTGGCCGCAGAGTCTCTGTTCTTATAAATAGGATAGCCGGACAGGAATTATCTGAACCATCGGAGCCGGTGTGCTCAGATTGGGGTATATAGGGTCACATCGGGGATGGGAGTTAGCTGGCAGAAGAGGCACCCTTGGCTTCTGACCATCGCTCCCCCCGCCATCCTGCCCCTCCCAGATGCACCCCGGAAGCCGATGGTGAACGGGACGATGGTGGCTGTGGAGGGGGAGACGGTCTCCATCTTGTGCTCCACACAGAGCAACCCGGATCCTATTCTCACCATCttcaaggagaagcagattctggcCACAGTCATCTACGAGAGCGAGCTGCAGCTTGAGCTGCCTGCCGTCACTCCCGAGGATGACGGAGAGTACTGGTGTGTGGCTGAGAACCAGTATGGCCAGAGGGCTACCACGTTCAACCTGTCTGTGGAGTGTGagtaccccccctccccccgctcctCTCCCCTTGTCCTGCTGGAAGCGGGCTGGACTTCATGTCCTTCCTCATTCCCCGCCTCAGTGGGTGGTTCATTGGGGGCACATGGGTCGCTGGGAAGCATCCACGCATTCCAGCCAAGGGTCAGTTTTACCCCAGCAGATGAGAATGGGCAAGGTAGGGAAGCTGAATCCACAGCAACAAATTGAAAGTCCCACCTGAGAGTACTGTGTTTCCACATCCTGGGATGCGCTTTTGACCAAGGAGATTTCTGGATCCTGTGGCCTCTGCCCCCTTTGCAGTCACCAATAACCAGGACATCTAACCCTTGTGTTGCATTGCTATGTATCAGGCATTGCTGGAAGCTTTGTATGGGGACCCATTCATTTCAACCACATGACATTCCCAGGAGGGAGGTTCTGTTACTGTCTCCAGTTTCCAGAGAAgcaaatggaggcccagagaggttataccattacccaaggtcacacagccagagaACGGTTCACATCCAGACAGTCTGGCTCCACTGTTCTGCTGTAGTTGACCTCATCCTGTTGTTACATCAGAATACACTGATCGAGCTGTTGCTATGTGCCAAGGGCAGTGTGACTGTGGGGAACGTGGGGGAGAGGACCAAGAGGACACCAAGCTGACGAACAGGTGGAGTTTAGCCAGAGAAATGGGATGGGAGGGATGCAAGTAGAAAGCTTGGAAGACTTGGAAATGAAGCTTATCATTCCACTGGCAACCAGCAGCTGTCCCAACCTCTTCACCGATGACATGGCCAACACCCccatcccatccccaccccccacggcCATGCAGGGCTGTAGCCCCCAGCGAGTGGTTTCCACTCCCTCTCCTACAGCAGCTCCCTCTGGAATGTCACCCCCATGTGGTCatctcctctgcttcctcttcagCTCCTGCCTGGTTTCTGGCACTAGTTTCCAGACCTGACCAGTCCCTGCCTCCGTTATTCTACCTCCAGTGGTACCCACCCCCCAGGTTTGCCAGAAGGTAGTGAGCACCACCTAGACTCAGTACTCTGAATGTGGTAATAATCAGTACGTGGCAGAGACAGGCTATTTCAAGTGCCACCTTCCAAGGCAAAGGGATGGCCACGCACTGCTGTGCTAACCTTTCACTCTGGAGCAcgctccctcccagcccctgctcgCTCGCAGTACCCAAGGCGATCATGCATTGTGGGGTGTTCTGCTTTCTCCATCCTCGCCCTCCTGGGCTAGCTTCCTCCTTCTGCTACACCCCTTTTCCCTGTCACACCCCAAGCCAGTGGCCTCATAAGTCAGAGGGTCAGAGAGCCCCCTGAGAATCGGGTAGAAACCCCTGAGCCTGAACACCGTAGGGTCTCACGTACATTGGAGTCACAGGCTCTCCTGGACAGTGAGAGGGGCGGCAGCAAATGGTCATTCATGGTCTCCTCTGGGCAGGATCCCGAGCCCTGCAGTGTTCTTCTCCTGAGCCCGTGTGGTCACCCTGTGAAGCAGGTACACGTTATCATCATCCCCTCTTTGACGGAGCAGAAGACAAAGGTCAGAATCCCCCAAGACCATGCAGCTCAGAGGGTCAGTCAGAGTCAGTCTTCTGGACTTTTCTCTGGCACAGCTCTTAAACCCCTGGCTGCTTTGCTGCTCTGCAGCCTGCGGCGCCCAAGGACTTACCTAATCAGGCTTCTTTTTGGAAACAAACCAACGGATTTGGAGTGGAAGGCCTTCAGCCTGCTGGAGCCGAGGAGCAGCTGTGCCACCCCACCGGCCCTCACCCCACCTGCTGAGCCCTGCCAGCTTCACCCAGGCCTGGGTCACAGGCGTGCCCTATGGCAGGGTGGCCTCAGGCTTCTGGCCACAGCATCCCTCAGGCTCCTCTCTGTCCCTGAAGTCCATGTCCCCTCGCACCAGGGATTTGGTGCCCACTGACAATGGCAGGTGCTCCTAGAGCGGGGCGTCCTTCTGACCCATTGAGCCAGGGCCCAGCACGGTGAGGGACATGTGGCAAGGCTCTCGCCTCTACTGAGTGCTTGCACGCAGGGGACTAGTCTGAGCCCTCGGCGCATGCTGACCTATTTTGGTCTCATCACAACATGATTGTGAGGAACTGTTCTTCATCCCAGTTTAAGAAGGAAACCGAAGTGTGAGCTGGTGTCCAGCACCAGACAGAGCTGAACCCACCTGGGTCAGAAACCCTGCTCTGTCTCCATCCTGCGGCGGCATGATCCCAGACAAGTGACTTCACTTTTGCAGAGCCTCTCCACTGAAAAACGGGTATATGATAACCATAGCTGACCCCGAAGAAGGCTGTGAAGAGTCTGGAAGTTATGCTGAATGCCCACATTGCCTGACACCATTTGCTCCGAAAATAATTTCCCACTAATCTCTCCCTTGGACTCCAGGCTCCTGGCCCTGCTGGAGTTCCTGTGGCCAAGGCTTTGCTCACGTGCTCCCCCTGCTGGAATGGTTCCATTTATCGCATCCTGAATCCTTGGGAAGGATGTTAAGCCAAATGGCCTAATCAGGgccagtaaatggcagagctgggctctGCCAAAGCTGTCGCACCCCAAACTCCCCATTCTTTGTGGGACTGGGGGTTTGTATAGGGTCAGTCAGGGTTCCCCAGGTCTCCCCGGTTGCCTGCAAAGCTGCGGAGATACTGAGCACATGGAGGCAGGGTGGTGGCAAGGGGTTGAGGGCGGATGCTGTCCCTGGAGCAGAGGGGTGCGGTCTTGAATGAAAGGGTTTCTAAAACAATGTAACAGCTGTTGGTTCGAGTTTGTCATTATTCTGCAGGGTGTTAATTCATTAACACTACAACAAGGCATAGTGCATGTTTGCCTGTACAGATTTCgggctatatatttttaaattactagatTTAGATGCAAGTACACATTGAGGTTCCAACTGGAACCATCTTGAGCTTGAATCGGGTCATGTGACTCCCTGGCCCGTCACTGTTacttgcatattctttttttaaaccggAAACTGGAAGTAAATGGGGGTAGGTGGCCCGAGGGTCTTTTGGCCCTGTGCAGGGGGTTTCTGGTCAGAACTGAGAATCAGAGCTCAGTCTAGAGTGAGCAGACTCCAGTGCTGGATTCTTCAGGAAGGGAGAGAACATAGTTTTGAAAAGCAACATTCTATGTTCTATTATATTATCATagtttagaaaatgaaagaaacgaacaccccccccccaaaaaaaagccctCCACAAAACCCAGACCAGTACCATTTTTGTAATACAAACGTCAGCAAAGGAAAGCTCAGCGCAATGACCTTGGGTGGAGGATGGGGGTTGGTGCCAGTGGCAGTGGAAGAGCCCAGGACAGAGGGACAGTCAGGGTGCAAGGGGGCTTGAGGGAGTCAGCAGGGGCATCTGCAGGTGGCCAGGGAGGGGAGCCGGCAGGATTCAGTAGCCCATGGCAGTCTTCGCAGAGCTCCGCTATGTGAAAGGCGGGTTCTAAGGATGGGGATGGAGAGTAGGCAGAGCGAGAACCAGTCTTGATGGCAGCAAGAGCCCAGCCATG
The genomic region above belongs to Neovison vison isolate M4711 chromosome 7, ASM_NN_V1, whole genome shotgun sequence and contains:
- the MAG gene encoding myelin-associated glycoprotein isoform X1, whose translation is MIFLTTLPLFWIMISASRGGHWGAWMPSSISAFEGTCVSIPCRFDFPDELRPAVVHGVWYFNSPYPKNYPPVVFKSRTQVVHESFQGRSRLLGDLGLRNCTLLLSSLSPELGGKYYFRGDLGGYNQYTFSEHSVLDIINTPNIVVPPEVVAGSEVEVSCMVPDNCPELRPELSWLGHEGLGEPTVLGRLREDEGTWVQVSLLHFVPTREANGHRLGCQASFPNTTLQFEGYASLDVKYPPVIVEMNASVEAIEGSHVSLLCGADSNPLPLLTWMRDGTVLREAVAESLFLDLEEVTAAEDGVYACLAENAYGQDNGTVELSVMYAPRKPMVNGTMVAVEGETVSILCSTQSNPDPILTIFKEKQILATVIYESELQLELPAVTPEDDGEYWCVAENQYGQRATTFNLSVEFAPMILLESHCAAARDTVQCLCVVKSNPEPSVAFELPSRNVTVNETEREFVYSERSGLLLTSILTLRGQAQAPPRVICTAHNLYGTKSLELPFQGAHRLMWAKIGPVGAVVAFAILIAIVCYITQTRRKKNVTESPSFSAGDNPPVLFSSDFRISGAPEKYESERRLGSERRLLGLRGEPPELDLSYSHSDLGKRPTKDSYTLTEELAEYAEIRVK
- the MAG gene encoding myelin-associated glycoprotein isoform X2; translated protein: MIFLTTLPLFWIMISASRGGHWGAWMPSSISAFEGTCVSIPCRFDFPDELRPAVVHGVWYFNSPYPKNYPPVVFKSRTQVVHESFQGRSRLLGDLGLRNCTLLLSSLSPELGGKYYFRGDLGGYNQYTFSEHSVLDIINTPNIVVPPEVVAGSEVEVSCMVPDNCPELRPELSWLGHEGLGEPTVLGRLREDEGTWVQVSLLHFVPTREANGHRLGCQASFPNTTLQFEGYASLDVKYPPVIVEMNASVEAIEGSHVSLLCGADSNPLPLLTWMRDGTVLREAVAESLFLDLEEVTAAEDGVYACLAENAYGQDNGTVELSVMYAPRKPMVNGTMVAVEGETVSILCSTQSNPDPILTIFKEKQILATVIYESELQLELPAVTPEDDGEYWCVAENQYGQRATTFNLSVEFAPMILLESHCAAARDTVQCLCVVKSNPEPSVAFELPSRNVTVNETEREFVYSERSGLLLTSILTLRGQAQAPPRVICTAHNLYGTKSLELPFQGAHRLMWAKIGPVGAVVAFAILIAIVCYITQTRRKKNVTESPSFSAGDNPPVLFSSDFRISGAPEKYESREVSTLE